The following are encoded together in the Brassica napus cultivar Da-Ae chromosome A9, Da-Ae, whole genome shotgun sequence genome:
- the LOC106441256 gene encoding ras-related protein RABA4a, with protein MASGGGGGYGDPSQKIDYVFKVVLIGDSAVGKSQILARYARDEFSLDSKATIGVEFQTRTLVIDHKSVKAQIWDTAGQERYRAVTSAYYRGAVGAMLVYDITRRQTFDHIPRWLEELRAHADKNIVIILIGNKSDLEDQRAIPTEDAKEFAEKEGLFFLETSAFNATNVESAFSTVLNEIFNIVNKKSLAVSEEEQHGSLAGKKIDIVPGPGQVIPAKSNMCCNS; from the exons ATGGcgagtggaggaggaggaggttacGGAGACCCGTCGCAGAAGATAGACTACGTGTTCAAAGTGGTTCTGATCGGCGATTCTGCGGTTGGGAAGTCGCAGATACTTGCTCGATACGCGAGGGACGAGTTCAGTTTGGATTCGAAGGCTACTATAGGCGTCGAGTTCCAGACTCGGACGCTTGTTATCGATCACAAGAGCGTTAAGGCTCAGATCTGGGATACCGCCGGCCAAGAACG ATACAGAGCGGTAACAAGTGCATATTACCGAGGAGCGGTTGGGGCGATGTTGGTTTACGACATAACCAGACGCCAAACCTTTGATCACATCCCAAGATGGCTAGAAGAGTTGCGTGCTCATGCGGACAAGAACATTGTGATCATCCTTATTGGGAACAAGTCAGATCTTGAAGACCAAAGAGCTATCCCAACCGAAGACGCTAAAGAGTTTGCTGAGAAAGAAGGTTTATTCTTCTTGGAGACGTCTGCGTTTAACGCAACCAATGTTGAAAGTGCTTTCTCAACGGTTCTGAACGAGATTTTCAACATTGTGAACAAGAAAAGTCTTGCTGTGAGTGAAGAAGAACAACATGGGTCGCTTGCTGGTAAGAAGATTGATATTGTTCCAGGTCCTGGTCAGGTGATACCAGCAAAGAGTAACATGTGTTGTAACTCGTAG
- the BNAA09G07140D gene encoding uncharacterized protein BNAA09G07140D → MECRKHKHQGNRGVCPSCLRDKLSRLPNTTTSYYVINRSTSSSTTVSSSPPSPVKELHRRAGSMSMSFAVREALSGQLVEGLKKSRSMAHVPRDSYIVRSSKKATEKLKPTTVKKTGFWKKLLHLKGKGGGADVGGLVASRQRVY, encoded by the coding sequence atggaGTGCAGAAAACACAAGCACCAAGGCAATAGAGGAGTATGCCCTTCTTGTTTAAGGGACAAACTCTCTCGCTTACCAAATACCACGACGTCGTACTACGTCATCAACCGATCTACTTCCTCATCCACCACCGTTTCCTCTTCTCCGCCGTCGCCGGTAAAGGAACTCCACCGGAGAGCTGGCTCCATGTCGATGTCGTTCGCGGTGAGGGAAGCGTTGAGTGGTCAGCTGGTTGAAGGACTGAAGAAAAGCAGATCTATGGCTCATGTTCCCAGGGATTCTTATATCGTACGGTCATCCAAGAAGGCAACGGAGAAATTAAAACCCACCACGGTGAAGAAGACTGGATTCTGGAAGAAGTTGCTTCACCTGAAAGGGAAGGGCGGTGGTGCCGACGTCGGAGGGTTGGTTGCTTCACGGCAAAGAGTGTattaa
- the LOC125577762 gene encoding protein MIZU-KUSSEI 1-like encodes MSFTTNPHRRRLSATTTTTAVDCHKQVRSWRLLRTIVQLLIPSCYCTLVNPNDNQEDKSHRQIKPRTSSVTTNSSSFTGTIFGFRRGKVNFCIQATNTKTLNPIIVLLELTVPTEVLAREMQGGVLRIALESNNSDRYDSHQDYSSFSLLTTPLWNMYCNGRKVGFAIKREPSKAELAALKVLTPVTEGAGVVNGEEINRAKSDHMMYLRASFKRVFGSFDSESFHLIDPHGIIGQELSIFFFRSSRK; translated from the coding sequence aTGTCCTTCACCACAAACCCTCACCGTCGCCGCCTCTCAGCAACCACCACAACTACAGCCGTAGACTGCCATAAACAAGTCCGTTCATGGCGCCTCCTCCGCACCATCGTCCAACTTCTCATCCCATCTTGCTACTGCACACTCGTAAATCCAAATGACAATCAAGAAGACAAATCTCACCGCCAAATCAAACCAAGAACCTCCTCAGTGACCACAAACTCCTCATCTTTCACTGGAACAATCTTTGGTTTCCGACGTGGCAAAGTAAACTTCTGCATCCAAGCAACAAAtaccaaaaccctaaatccaatcATTGTCCTCTTAGAACTCACCGTCCCTACCGAAGTCTTAGCTCGCGAAATGCAAGGAGGCGTGCTAAGAATCGCTCTTGAATCAAACAATAGTGACAGATATGATTCACATCAAGattattcttctttttctcttcttacaACACCTTTATGGAACATGTACTGCAACGGTCGGAAAGTTGGTTTCGCCATCAAAAGAGAGCCTTCAAAAGCCGAGCTAGCCGCTTTGAAGGTGCTTACTCCGGTGACCGAAGGAGCTGGAGTTGTTAATGGAGAAGAGATTAACCGAGCGAAGAGTGATCATATGATGTACTTAAGAGCGAGTTTTAAACGAGTTTTTGGATCGTTTGATTCAGAATCTTTTCATCTCATCGATCCACATGGGATTATCGGACAAGAACTAAGTATCTTCTTTTTTAGATCGTCACGGAAATGA